The Microcystis panniformis FACHB-1757 region TGTCGGGTGGGACAACGAATGGAGTGCGGTGATCATTGGTTGATTTATGCGATCGCAGAAAAAGGTAAGGTTTTACACCAAGGTTTAACCGCCATCCATCATCGCAAATCTGGCAGTTATTATTAATTTGTTGTTATGATCATTTCAGGGGGTGTGTTAAGGCAAAATAACGCACCCTGATTTATCAGAAAATAAATTCTTATGAAAAGTATTGTTTTAATTGTTGGCTTTGAAACCTTTAACACCAATTTATATCGGCAATCGGGCCTGTTGGCTAGTTCTAAATGTCCCGATTTAGAGGTAAAAGTATTTAGCGATAAATCCTTGACGAGCGAACCGGAAATAGTCGAGCAAGCTTTAGCCACTGCCGACGTTTTTTTTGCTAGTTTGATCTTCGATTACGATCAAGTTACTTGGCTGCGGCAACGAGCGGCACAGATTCCGATTCGCTTAGTTTTTGAGTCTGCTTTAGAGTTAATGAGTTTAACCCGTTTGGGAGAATTTGCCATCGGGGATAAACCAAAAGGAATGCCAAAACCAATTCAATTTATCTTAAGTAAATTTTCCAGTGGCAAGGAAGAAGATAAGTTAGCCGGTTATCTCAGTTTCCTCAAAACTGGTCCGAAACTACTGAAATTTATTCCCGCTAAAAAAGTTCAAGATTTGCGTAATTGGTTAATTATTTACGGTTATTGGAATGCGGGAGGAACCGAAAATGTTGCCGCTATGTGTTGGGTAATTGCCCAAAAATATCTAGGATTAAAAGTACGGGAAATACCCGAAGTTATCGAAACTCCCAATAAGGGACTATTACACCCAGATTATCAGGGTTATTTTCTCACTCCCCAAGAATATTTGACCTGGTATAAAAAAAATAAATCCCTTGATAAACCAGTGGTGGCGCTGCTGCTTTATCGGAAGCACGTTATCAGTAAACTACCCTATATTAATCAATTAATCCGTCATTTTGAAACGGCTAATTTAATTCCCCTACCCGTGTTTATTAACGGAGTGGAAGGTCATACAATTGTTCGGGATTGGTTAACCACAGACTACGAAATTCAGCAAAGAAAAAAAGGAATCATTGAAACTCCTTCTTTAAGTGAAGATGCGGTGACAGTAGATGCAATTGTCTCGACGATTGGCTTTCCTTTGGTGGGGGGTCCTGCGGGTTCTATGGAAGCAGGAAGACAGGTAGAAGTGGCTAAACGAATTCTGTCGGCTAAAAATATTCCTTATCTTATCGCTGCCCCTTTATTGATTCAAGATATTTATTCTTGGACAAGACAGGGAATCGGTGGTTTACAGAGTGTGGTTCTATACGCTTTACCGGAATTAGATGGAGCAATTGATACGATTCCTCTGGGGGATTAGTGGGGGAAACTATCTATTTAATACCCGAAAGATTACAGCGTTTAACTGGACGTTTAAATAGTTGGATTAAGTTACATAAAACCCCTCCCCAAGAACGCAAAATAGCCATCATTCTCTATGGATTTCCCCCGGGTTATGGAGCAGTTGGTACGGCAGCTTTATTAAATGTTCCCCGGAGTTTAGTTAAGTTTTTACAAGCTTTACAAGCGCAGGGTTATAGTGTGGGAACGATTCCCGAAGACGGGGAAGAAATTATTCAAAAAGTTAAATTTGCCGATGATGAAAATCTCTCTAAACAAAATCGTTTATCGATAGAAACTTTAGAAAATTGGCTAGGTTATCTATTAACTTCTCGCATTGAAAAACACTGGAAATCCCTTAAAGATGCGGGAATAAAAACTATTGGCGACCAATATCATTTAGGGGGAATTGAGTTAGGTAATATCTGGATTGGAGTGCAGCCACCTTTAGGAATTGCTGGGGATCCGATGCGGTTAATGTTTGAAAAAGATTTAACTCCTCACCCTCAGTATGCAGCCTTTTATCAGTGGTTACAAAAAGATTTTAAGACCGATGCGATCATTCATTTTGGTATGCACGGAACCGTCGAATGGCTGCCCGGTTCACCCCTAGGAAATACTGGTTATTCTTGGTCAGATATTTTATTAGGAGATTTACCGAATTTATATATTTATGCCGCTAATAATCCCTCGGAATCTATCCTAGCTAAACGTCGCGGTTATGGGGTGTTAATTTCCCATAATGTGCCTCCCTACGGACGAGCGGGATTATATAAAGAATTGATGATTTTACGAGATTTAATTGCCGAGTTTCGAGAAAATCCTGAGAAAAATTACGCTTTAAGAGATAGTATCCTCCAAAAGATTATTGATACAGGTATCTCTAAAGATTGTCCTTTTCTGGAAGCAGAAAAACAGGGAATAGAATTCACTTTAGAAAATGCCAAATTATTTAGCCGCTATGCACTAACTGATTATTTTGTCAAGGTGTATAATTACCTACAAATCGTCGAACAAAGACTATTTTCTTCGGGTTTACACACCCTAGGAACTGCTCCTAATCAGGAAGAATTAAAAGGTTATCTTGATGCTTATTTTACCGATTTATCTGAGCGAGAATTTCAGCAAATTATCGCTGACGAAGCAACCAATGAAAAGCTTAAAGAAGGCATTACTATTAAAAATTTATTAGGACAAAATAGCGAAGAATTAACTAATCTTTTGCGGGGATTAAATGGGGAATATGTACCCCCGGCGCCGGGGGGTGATTTACTCCGAGATGGTGCGGGAGTTTTGCCCACAGGACGCAATATACACGCTTTAGACCCCTACCGGATGCCTTCCCCAGCAGCCTACACCCGCGGACGAGAAATCGCCAAAAAACTGCTAGAACAAAACTTAACCGAAAAAGGAAAATATCCCGAAACTGTAGCGGTTTTACTCTGGGGATTGGATGTGATTAAAACTAAGGGTGAATCCCTGGGTATTCTCTTAGAATTAGTCGGTGCGGAACCAGTGAAAGAGGGGACAGGAAGAATTGTCAGGTATGAATTAAAACCTCTCGGGGAAATTGGACACCCGCGCATCGATATTCTGGCTAATTTATCGGGAATTTTTCGGGATACTTTTATCAATATTATCGAGTTATTGGATGATTTAATGCAGCGGGCAGCCGAGATAGAAGAATCGGAAAATGATAATTATATCCGTAAGCACTATTTAGCCTTAAAAAGTCAAGGAATTGACAATGCCAGCGCTCGTTTATTTTCCAATCCTGCCGGGGATTTTGGCTCTTTAGTTAATGACCAAGTAGTGGAGGGAAATTGGGACAATGACAACGAATTAGCGAAAACTTGGGAAAAGCGTAATGTTTTTAGTTATGGTCGTCAAGATAAGGGACAAGCGCGGCCAGAAGTGCTACAACAGTTATTAAAAACCAGTGAAAGTATTATCCAAGAAATTGACTCGGTAGAATACGGTTTAACCGATATTCAGGAATACTACGGCAACACGGGAGGATTAAAATTAGCCGCAGAAAAACAAAGCGGTAAACGGGTAATGACAAGTTTTGTCGAGAGTTTTTCCAATGATACAACTCCCCGCAAATTAGAGGAGGTTTTGCGCTTAGAATACCGCAGTAAATTACTCAATCCTAAATGGGCCAATGCCATGGTTAATCAAGGTTCCGGTGGGGCCTACGAAATCTCCCAAAGAATGACCGCTTTAATTGGTTGGGGCGGTACGGCTAATTTTAGTGACGATTGGGTGTATGATCAGGCAGCCGATACCTACGCTTTTGATGCAGAAATGGCGGAAAAATTGCGTCAAGCTAATCCCGAAGCTTTCCGTAATATTGTCGGTAGAATGTTAGAAGCACAGGGTCGCGGTTTTTGGCAAGCAGACCCCGACAAATTAGAGAAATTACAGGAATTATATCAATTGACCGATGAAAAATTAGAAGGGGTTACTTAGGTTTTTTAGGCTGCATCTCATTTTTGTCAATCTACCAAGTTGGGATTTTTACGGGGACACTCTCGGCTAAAATCGGTCATTACTTCCGATTTTACCACTCAATCCAAGCCTTTGGGGGTTCTACCCCCCAAACCCCCCGTTGGGGGCGTGGCGCCGCCCCCAAACCCCCCGCGCATTAGTTTTTCGGTGGGATGCTTACACGCAGCCGCTGACCCATCTGTAATAATTTAAGAGTCACTGATAATTGCTGATTGTCGGTATTTCTGCAAATGTGAGATGCACCCGGGTTTTCATCGCAACAGGGAATCCTGATGATAATCTGATTTCCCTCCTGTTTTACTCAGCAGACGGATATTTTCAATCAGGATTGATTTTTCTAACGCTTTGGCCATATCGTATAAAGTCAAGGCTGCCACAGATACCGCCGTTAAAGCTTCCATTTCTACCCCAGTTTCCGATTTTGTCACCACTTCTGCCCGAATTTCGTAGCCGGGTAACTCTGCTTTCGGGATAATCTGAACATTGATTTTTTGCAGGGGTAAGGGATGGCAAAGGGGAATTAAGGAGGAAGTTTGTTTGGCCGCCATAATTCCTGCTAGTCTGGCCGTCCCTAAAACGTCACCTTTAGGCGCATTTCCCTGTTCTATGGCTTCAAAAGTCGTTTTTAGCATTCTCACTTGTCCTAGGGCGATAGCAGTGCGTTTAGTGGGCATTTTCTCCGATACATCCACCATCTGGGCCTGGCCTTGGCCGTCGAGATGAGATAATTTTTCTTTACCCTCTTGCGTCATTGAATGAACCTGTGCTATAGTAGTTTACTGTTGAGAAAAACAAGGGCTTGTAGCTTAGTGGATTAGAGCGTGTGGCTACGGACCACAAGGTCGGGAGTTCGAGTCTCTCCAAGCCCGTTAGATACAATGGCATATACTACAGGAATTAGGGACATATAGTTCCTAATTTCTTTGGTTTTTTGCCCCATCTTCCCACTTTCCTATACTTTTTAAACAGGATTTAGTATCAGCAGCCAGTTTTGCCGAGGTATTTTTTACCCTCAAACAGTGAAAGAAACTAAACTTTTAGGATTGTATAATACTAAATCTGGTTATTAAAAACTGATTATTTATTCCCCCTTTTGCCTTTTGCCTCTTGCCTTTTGCCTGTCCTTATAAGTAACCTATGCTCAACGGATTTAGTATAATATGAATTCTCCTGCACCTGTGCCGACACCCTTTCAAGTTGCTTTAGAGCGTTACCAGAATGCTCTAAATTATTTAGATACTTCTCATAATAAATCTCTGAAAAAAGCACAGGCTTTAGAAATTATTGCCGCCAGAGATGCTCTTCATAAACAAATGGAAGCTGAGGCGGAAATTTCGGTTGATATGTCGTCAAAATTAATCGAACAAGATAATAGATTAAAACAGAAAAGCTACAAAATTACTCAAGTTCTTGACTTAGCTGAATATCGGGAGACTTTACCTATTTCTGCTCAGGCTTGGTGGTGGCATTTAGAAAGTAGGGAATCTCTGCATCCTTGCAATCGCTTTGATTGGCTATTGAGAATCGTTAAACTGGTTTTATTAGGGGTTAATTTTACATTAATCGGAACGATTGCTACTCGGTTTCTTAGTGGTGGTTCAGGTTTGCTAGAAATAGGGGGTGTTATTTTTTCGACTTTCATTTCTTTATTACAAACTGAAAATGCTCTCACACGGACGCGCCAGAAGGGTTTTGTTAAGTTAATGAAATTGCTTGGGATTGCTGAACATTGGTATGAAGAAATACAGTTTTCTGTAACAGTAATAGTCTTTGCTATTCTCTTGGGAATTTATCTAAATTTCTCTTGGTTTTCTGAGCTTTATAAGCAAGAAGGCAACCGTTTACAATCTCCTCCGCCAGCAAGTCAAGAATTTCCTAATTTAGCTTCAGCCGAAGAGAAGTATTTAAAAGCGATTGAGTTAGATCCAGATAATCTAGATGCTCATTATAAGTTAGCAACACTTTATGAAGAGTTACAGGATTTGACTAATGGGAAGAAACACTATTTAATTGCGGCAAAAGGTGGTTTTATAGATGCTTATAATAATCTCGCTTATTGGTATCTGCGCGATAATAAGAATGCAGAAGCAGTAGAGTTACTGGAAAAAGCCAAGAGATTATTAGGAGAAAAAGATGAAAAACTAGACCAATTTACTGAAGAGGAGAAACGCAATTTAGCAGTACAAAAATATAGTATTTATAAAAATCTAGGCTGGGCCAGATTTAAGCAAAATCGCAGTGAAGATGCAGTTCCTAATCTTTTAGTTGCTATTGGTATCGCTGAAAATCCAGCTTATCAGAAATTTATCCGCAATCCCGGTGCTGCTTTTTGTATTTATGCTCAACTTTTAGAAAAAGAAGACAAGAAATTATCTCAGGAAAATTGGCGTAAATGTCTTAATTTAGCTCAAGGGAGGGAAATTAAGACAGAGGAAGAACAATGGTTATATGAAGCGAGGAAAAAATTAAAGTGAAGTAAAGTTTAGTGACTATTCTCTGAGTAATGCGCTAAATCCTTCTTGCTGAAAATGCTTATCAAAGGTTAATATTTCAGAGATTTCCAGTTGTCTCATAATCTGCATGGAAGCACAATCAGTTAAGCTATAACCTTTATCTAATCGTCTTTGATAAAAATCAAAAGCCTGCTCAAATTGTTCACTGGTTTGGGGAATGATTTCTATACTAGAATCGTTTTTCAAATCGTTGGTTAAGTTAATAGCAGATTGGCGTAGATAATCTCCTCTTCCTGACAATGCGTTAAGTAATTCTGTCAAAATCATTTCGCTAGTAATTCCTGTAAATTTTCCTAGTCTTACTGTCATTAGTGTGGCAAGTTCATGGAGATTGTCTCTATAATCAGCGAGTGCTTGCAAATAGGATGTATCTAAGAAAATTTTTCTCATTCTTCCTCATCTTCTCTTGGTGCGCCGTACATATAGTGTTCAAAATTACGCGCAAAGTCTGTAGGTAAGTGTTTTCGCCATTCTGACTGGGGAACAAGTGCGCCAATTTCTGCAATTCTTTGCCAAAAAGGTTTTTTGCGGAATTCGGGATCAGCTTGAAGTTGAGCGAATTTTGCTTGTAATTCAGCTATTGTCGGAAGTTCCTCTATTGTCGGAATTTCTTCTGTGCGAGTGGGATTGTTTGGGGGATTCATAATCATTTAGTGGGATTGGTTTACTACATATATTATAACTTTGAATTGACGTTAGTTCTGTGTTTGTTATTCTTCCTCATCTTCTCTCGGTGCGCCGTACATATAATGTTCCGCGTTGCGCGCAAAGTCTGTAGGTAAGTGTTTTCGCCATTCTGATTGGGGAACAACGTTACCAATCTCAACAATTCTTTGCCAAAAAGGTTTTTTGCGAAATTCTGGGTCATTTTCTAGTGCATCCCATTTAGCATCGAGTTCTTCCATTAAATTGTCTGATTCTGCGTTAGATTGAGGGTTTTGTTTGTCCATACTTGATAAGAAGTGATAGTTTGTTTTTATCATAGCATTTTCGAGTTGGAGCGAGGTACGGAGATTATCGAGGGTAATTAACCACAGAGACACAAAGAACACAGAGATTATTCACCGATGTTATAATTTATAATGATGATGGCAAGAGAGCCGAATGTTTAACTGAAAGCTTGACATTATTTTATGTACAGACTATATTATATTTATGGAATAGAATATTATATTTGATCCAGATTTTAGGTTCTGGTTTTATCAACAAGAACAGGGACTTCAAAATGAAGTATTTGCTGTTTTAACTGTATTGATGAAACTTGGACTAGCACTGGGGAGACCACGAGTTGATACCATTGAAGGAGCTTCTTTTAAGAATATGAAAGAGCTTCGTATTCAGTATAAAGGTGAACCTTGGCGTGTTTTATTTGCCTTTGATCCTCATCGACAAGCAATTTTACTTGTTGGGGGGAACAAGTCAGGTAACAAAAGATGGTACAAAGAAAATATTCCTATAGCAGATCAACGTTATCAAAAATATCTGGAAAAACTTAAGGAAGAAAAGTCATGAAAGAATATACCAACTTCTCGGAAGAATTTAATAAACTTTGTGGAGAACGACAAGCAATTATTAAAGCAAGAGCTTCCCAAATTTATCTGGAGGAACTTACGCTTAAGTATTTGCAGGAAAAACTAGGTTTATCTTTATCAGAATTGGCAAAGTATCTTGAAGTACAGCAATCAATAGTACCTAAACTTAAACAAGAGCAAAATCCAGAGCTAAATACACTGCGCGAAGTAGTTAACGCATTAGGTGGAACTGTCGAAATTATTGTCAAAATTCCCAACAAAGAACCTATAATTATTGGTGACTATTCAGAAACGAAGTGTAATTAACCACAGAGACACAGAGGACAGGGAGATTATTTGCCAATGTTATAATTTGTACTCAATAATAAAGGTGTTCGCTTTTGGAACACAATATTTAAGATGGAATTAACGGGAAGACTCCATGAACGCTATAAAGCAAAAATCTTAAATTGATAAAAGTCTAATCCTAAAAATACGATCTGTCACTGACACAATTGCTCCCGTCTTTAATGCTTTTGTACAATCTCGTAAAACTATAGTTAAACGCTGATTAATTAGATTGTAGTTTTCATTGCCTAAACGGAATAGGATGACACTTGGTAAATTATCACCACTAATAGCGAGAAGTTGAGAAAAATCTAGATCGACAGTTAAAATTATCCGCTTTTCTCTTTTTGCTTTGGCAAGAATTTACTGATCAGATAAAGTTTGTAAGCCTTCATCTCGAAGATGAACGACATCATAACCTTGTTCTCTTAACCATGAGACTGTACGCAGAGAAATCCCCATATCGGCTAGAAACTCTATCTCCATTACTCGATTAATTCAAAATGATGAACTTGTTCTCTGGCTAACCAAGAAGCATATAATAAACATTGGTGAATATCTTCTCTTTCTAGGTCAGGGTATTCCTCTAATATTTCCTCTATCGGCTTTTCGTTAGCAAGTAGATTAAGAATTAAAGAAACAGGAATACGCATTCCTCGAATACAGGCTTGACCTGCCATAATTTTGGAGTTAAAAGTAATTCGGTCTAATTGTTTTAAGGTCATATAGTTTCCAGAAATATGAAGATGATACCTGTGGTAATTTTATTATAGCTAATTCTATAGTTGCGAGCGGAAGTGGGAAATTACTCCTTCAGTGAGGGTGCAAAGCTTGTCTCCAACCCCATAGGGAAGATTAGAGAATGGTGAGGTTTTAAGTTGTAGTAGTATAGTATAACAAGTTAGACGAGAAAACGGGTTTTTTTAAAAACCCGTTTTCTGAAATCGCACCGGATGAGGACTAAAGTCCAACAACGAACCTAATTAAAGCCAAACCTCAATTGATTCTAGTCATGAATAAATTTCTCAAACTCTTTACCCCCATTTCCCTGATATTAATTACGGTAGGATTTCCGGCGGCGACTTTTAGCAACACTGTTGGAGTTAACACAATTTTTCATG contains the following coding sequences:
- the moaC gene encoding cyclic pyranopterin monophosphate synthase MoaC, with the translated sequence MTQEGKEKLSHLDGQGQAQMVDVSEKMPTKRTAIALGQVRMLKTTFEAIEQGNAPKGDVLGTARLAGIMAAKQTSSLIPLCHPLPLQKINVQIIPKAELPGYEIRAEVVTKSETGVEMEALTAVSVAALTLYDMAKALEKSILIENIRLLSKTGGKSDYHQDSLLR
- a CDS encoding tetratricopeptide repeat protein, encoding MNSPAPVPTPFQVALERYQNALNYLDTSHNKSLKKAQALEIIAARDALHKQMEAEAEISVDMSSKLIEQDNRLKQKSYKITQVLDLAEYRETLPISAQAWWWHLESRESLHPCNRFDWLLRIVKLVLLGVNFTLIGTIATRFLSGGSGLLEIGGVIFSTFISLLQTENALTRTRQKGFVKLMKLLGIAEHWYEEIQFSVTVIVFAILLGIYLNFSWFSELYKQEGNRLQSPPPASQEFPNLASAEEKYLKAIELDPDNLDAHYKLATLYEELQDLTNGKKHYLIAAKGGFIDAYNNLAYWYLRDNKNAEAVELLEKAKRLLGEKDEKLDQFTEEEKRNLAVQKYSIYKNLGWARFKQNRSEDAVPNLLVAIGIAENPAYQKFIRNPGAAFCIYAQLLEKEDKKLSQENWRKCLNLAQGREIKTEEEQWLYEARKKLK
- a CDS encoding type II toxin-antitoxin system VapC family toxin → MRKIFLDTSYLQALADYRDNLHELATLMTVRLGKFTGITSEMILTELLNALSGRGDYLRQSAINLTNDLKNDSSIEIIPQTSEQFEQAFDFYQRRLDKGYSLTDCASMQIMRQLEISEILTFDKHFQQEGFSALLRE
- a CDS encoding type II toxin-antitoxin system RelE/ParE family toxin, which translates into the protein MKLGLALGRPRVDTIEGASFKNMKELRIQYKGEPWRVLFAFDPHRQAILLVGGNKSGNKRWYKENIPIADQRYQKYLEKLKEEKS
- a CDS encoding XRE family transcriptional regulator is translated as MKEYTNFSEEFNKLCGERQAIIKARASQIYLEELTLKYLQEKLGLSLSELAKYLEVQQSIVPKLKQEQNPELNTLREVVNALGGTVEIIVKIPNKEPIIIGDYSETKCN
- a CDS encoding DUF433 domain-containing protein; this translates as MTLKQLDRITFNSKIMAGQACIRGMRIPVSLILNLLANEKPIEEILEEYPDLEREDIHQCLLYASWLAREQVHHFELIE